One window of Deltaproteobacteria bacterium genomic DNA carries:
- a CDS encoding CBS domain-containing protein, whose product MESAEPLRSTARLRRDHEKITGVLDAVEALTRRLRRGRDVPPATIIGALDFFAAFVDRCHRVKEEEGLLPLLRQRGMPDDSSLARAEAEHGEARRLLSRLRQVGTRGKIDAEGTAWLETYVALLRRHMAAEEAVLFPLADRVLSSADDARLLRSFLHVERHSVGPAGLAAAFALAEAVTDACREIAVERANRQRDARAGHAVRPKLATVAPEDSLAQALELMEAVGTRELPVVEGGVLVGILARRDLEPHRGQYEWTPVRSAMTPDPVTVDAATPIRVVVRLLLERSFNGVPVVAGGTLVGMLGTRDVLRLLAQRGR is encoded by the coding sequence ATGGAAAGCGCCGAGCCGCTGCGCAGCACCGCGCGGCTCCGTCGGGACCACGAGAAGATCACCGGCGTGCTCGACGCCGTGGAGGCATTGACCCGGCGGCTGCGGCGCGGCAGGGACGTCCCGCCCGCGACGATTATCGGTGCTCTCGACTTCTTTGCTGCCTTCGTGGACCGCTGCCACCGGGTCAAGGAGGAAGAGGGGCTCCTGCCGTTGCTGCGCCAGCGCGGGATGCCCGACGACTCTTCCCTGGCGAGGGCGGAGGCCGAGCATGGAGAGGCGCGCCGCCTGCTGAGCCGGCTGCGGCAGGTCGGTACGCGTGGCAAGATCGACGCGGAGGGGACAGCGTGGCTCGAGACCTACGTCGCGCTGCTCCGCCGGCACATGGCGGCGGAGGAGGCCGTCCTCTTCCCGCTCGCGGACCGCGTGCTCTCGAGTGCGGACGATGCGCGACTGCTGCGGTCCTTCCTCCATGTGGAGAGACATTCCGTCGGCCCGGCGGGCCTGGCCGCCGCGTTTGCGCTCGCCGAGGCGGTTACCGATGCCTGTCGTGAGATCGCGGTCGAGCGCGCCAACCGACAGCGGGATGCTCGCGCCGGCCACGCCGTGCGGCCGAAGCTCGCGACCGTGGCGCCCGAGGACAGCCTGGCCCAGGCCCTCGAGCTGATGGAGGCGGTCGGGACGCGCGAGCTGCCGGTCGTCGAGGGGGGCGTGCTGGTTGGAATCCTCGCGCGGCGCGACCTCGAGCCGCACCGGGGTCAGTACGAGTGGACGCCGGTGCGAAGCGCGATGACCCCGGACCCGGTGACGGTCGACGCGGCCACACCCATTCGCGTGGTCGTGCGCCTGCTCCTGGAGCGCTCGTTCAACGGCGTGCCCGTCGTTGCCGGGGGGACGCTCGTCGGCATGCTCGGGACGAGGGACGTGCTGCGGTTGCTCGCGCAGCGCGGCCGCTAG
- a CDS encoding ATP-grasp domain-containing protein has product MNAPHAVMHAAPRASQVMDSRQTSRGRAHVAPMRVGIILDWMNPNIEQAVRALSERGVKVALIQPEKQFISLARVQVENDLYVLKSGTDLALSLGGALHALGAATLNHYPTVAMMRSKITVTRILQAAGLPTPDTYVTTARDDLGPLLEAGPLIIKPHRGSRGEGIRIVRQVGELADLSANEPILAQRYMEPDGPDHKIFCIGEQFFGVRRIWPLRTYEDKVGDPFSLTRELRDLARRCGRAFGIGLYGMDVVLSAGRPYVVDVSHFGSYMGVPDASRLLAEYIYAACQRSLRGEPLLATAATTQRCGGDRATVP; this is encoded by the coding sequence ATGAATGCACCGCATGCGGTGATGCACGCAGCGCCTCGAGCTAGCCAGGTGATGGATAGTCGACAGACGAGCCGGGGGCGGGCACACGTGGCCCCCATGCGCGTCGGCATCATCCTGGACTGGATGAACCCGAATATCGAGCAAGCCGTGCGTGCGCTCTCGGAGCGAGGCGTCAAGGTAGCGCTGATTCAGCCCGAGAAGCAGTTCATCAGCCTGGCTCGGGTGCAGGTTGAAAACGACCTGTACGTGCTCAAGTCGGGGACGGATCTCGCGTTGAGCCTCGGCGGCGCGCTGCACGCGCTCGGCGCAGCCACCCTCAACCATTACCCGACCGTGGCGATGATGCGCAGCAAGATCACGGTCACGCGGATTCTCCAGGCGGCTGGTTTGCCGACGCCCGACACCTACGTCACCACGGCGCGGGACGACCTGGGCCCGCTCCTGGAGGCCGGGCCGCTCATCATCAAGCCCCATCGGGGATCCCGTGGGGAGGGTATCCGCATCGTACGGCAGGTCGGCGAGCTGGCCGATCTCTCTGCAAACGAACCGATCCTGGCTCAGCGCTACATGGAGCCGGATGGACCCGATCACAAGATCTTCTGCATTGGAGAGCAGTTCTTCGGCGTGCGGCGGATCTGGCCGCTCCGCACTTACGAGGACAAGGTCGGCGACCCGTTTTCCCTCACCCGGGAGCTCCGTGACCTCGCCCGGCGCTGCGGGCGGGCCTTCGGCATCGGTCTCTACGGGATGGATGTGGTGCTGAGCGCCGGCCGCCCCTACGTGGTGGATGTCAGCCACTTCGGCAGCTACATGGGCGTCCCCGACGCTTCCCGGCTCTTGGCCGAATACATCTACGCGGCATGCCAGCGCAGCCTGCGGGGTGAGCCACTGCTCGCCACGGCTGCGACGACCCAGAGATGCGGAGGCGATCGCGCCACGGTGCCATGA
- a CDS encoding ATP-grasp domain-containing protein, translating to MNLYFLLALRRSPSPNPILVETFAILRKRGFNIEVGMGQDLLLQLGHMAVTRDLYVLKSHTALWLSLAEIIHARGGRLLNPFPACLAVQNKIVAVERMRAGGVPTPRSWVTGNPNLLRAIVEEHPVIIKPYNGGRGLGIRIVQRSGELATSRAPSEPVVVQEYIRHDDEVKVYVIGEEVFGIRMRSGDGRRWSCPISDEVREIALRCGRLFGLRLYGLDVIESAEGPLVVDINYFPSYRDVPNAAALLADFIEGYALAAASTRLRRKMGGIGTVIRASAQ from the coding sequence ATGAATTTGTATTTCCTGCTGGCGTTGCGCCGTTCTCCGTCGCCCAATCCGATCCTGGTGGAAACCTTCGCGATTCTGCGGAAGCGAGGATTCAATATCGAGGTCGGAATGGGACAGGACTTGCTCTTGCAGCTCGGTCATATGGCGGTGACGCGCGACCTTTATGTCTTGAAGTCGCACACCGCGTTGTGGTTGAGCTTGGCCGAGATCATTCACGCGCGTGGCGGGCGGCTGCTCAATCCCTTCCCGGCCTGCCTCGCGGTGCAAAACAAGATCGTTGCGGTCGAGCGCATGCGCGCTGGCGGCGTGCCGACGCCGCGCTCGTGGGTGACGGGCAACCCCAACCTGCTGCGGGCGATCGTCGAGGAGCACCCGGTGATCATCAAGCCGTACAACGGGGGACGCGGCCTGGGCATCCGGATCGTCCAGCGTTCGGGCGAACTGGCGACGAGCCGGGCACCGAGCGAGCCCGTGGTCGTCCAGGAGTACATCCGACACGACGACGAAGTGAAAGTCTACGTCATCGGCGAGGAAGTGTTCGGGATCCGGATGCGCTCGGGGGACGGGCGGCGCTGGTCGTGCCCCATCAGCGACGAAGTGCGGGAGATCGCGCTCCGCTGCGGCCGGCTGTTCGGCCTGAGGCTGTATGGATTGGACGTCATCGAGAGCGCGGAGGGGCCACTGGTCGTCGATATCAACTACTTCCCGAGCTACCGAGACGTGCCGAATGCTGCGGCGCTGCTTGCCGATTTCATCGAGGGCTATGCCCTGGCGGCAGCCTCGACACGGCTCCGCAGAAAGATGGGCGGTATCGGTACGGTCATTCGCGCATCGGCGCAATGA
- a CDS encoding helix-turn-helix transcriptional regulator, with the protein MARSMLPQNVLFGLIDHRLPLGVLGLDRTGRVVTQNHAAQSMLGRGDGLFLRRGHLVAARAAESTGLHRLVLDACRRNGDGLCGGALEVSRMSSSRPFGVLVTPLQAGGLPRVNGLPAAVAFITDPDNQAQTWRELLHRLYGLTAGETEVALLALGGKSITEVAELRGVTHNTVRTHLKQVFSKTGARSQADLVRLLLSGPPGEPARPRPPATLQEGARPSARRV; encoded by the coding sequence ATGGCACGGTCGATGCTCCCCCAGAACGTCCTCTTCGGCCTGATCGATCATCGTTTGCCCCTCGGCGTCCTGGGTCTGGACCGGACCGGCCGGGTCGTGACGCAGAATCACGCCGCCCAGTCGATGCTGGGTCGAGGCGACGGTCTCTTCTTGCGCCGGGGCCACCTGGTCGCCGCGCGAGCCGCTGAGTCGACTGGCCTGCACCGTCTGGTCCTCGACGCTTGCAGGCGTAACGGCGACGGCCTGTGCGGGGGCGCGCTCGAGGTGTCACGAATGTCGTCGAGCCGTCCGTTCGGGGTGCTCGTGACCCCGCTGCAGGCGGGCGGCCTGCCCCGGGTGAACGGCCTCCCGGCGGCGGTCGCCTTCATTACCGACCCCGACAACCAGGCACAGACGTGGCGCGAGCTCTTGCACCGTCTGTACGGCCTGACCGCCGGGGAAACCGAGGTGGCGTTGCTCGCGCTCGGCGGCAAGTCGATCACGGAGGTCGCCGAGCTGCGCGGCGTCACCCACAACACGGTCCGCACGCATCTGAAGCAGGTCTTCAGCAAGACGGGCGCCCGGTCCCAAGCCGACCTCGTCCGGTTGCTGCTGAGCGGCCCTCCAGGCGAGCCCGCGCGCCCGCGCCCCCCGGCGACGCTGCAGGAGGGCGCTCGTCCCTCGGCGCGCCGGGTCTGA
- a CDS encoding inositol-3-phosphate synthase gives MQNGQTLRVAIVGVGNCASSLVQGVEFYRTAEEGEFVPGLMHVNLGGYHVRDVQFSAAFDVVEGKVGLDLSEAIFAPPNNTIKFADVPKLNVRVHRGMTHDGVGEYVGTKVRKADGETANIVKILKDTGTDVVVNYLPVGSEMATKWYVEQVLDAGCAFVNCIPVFIASQPYWARRFAERKLPVMGDDIKSQVGSTIVHRVLTSLFRERGVRLDRTYQLNFGGNMDFYNMLERARLESKKISKTGAVTSQLDYALPAEAIHVGPSDYVPWLTDRKWAYIRMEGTTFGNVPLNVEVKMEVWDSPNSAGVVIDAVRCAKLALDRGIGGSLEGPSAYLMKTPPKQYTDDQARHLIEEFIGTSKPMRPVVIQVRRHGHHAH, from the coding sequence ATGCAGAACGGTCAAACGCTGCGGGTTGCGATCGTCGGCGTCGGCAACTGTGCGTCGTCCCTGGTGCAGGGTGTCGAGTTCTACCGGACCGCCGAGGAAGGCGAGTTCGTGCCCGGCCTGATGCATGTGAACCTCGGCGGCTATCACGTGCGGGACGTCCAGTTCTCCGCCGCCTTCGACGTGGTCGAGGGCAAGGTGGGCCTCGACCTGTCCGAGGCGATCTTCGCGCCGCCCAACAACACGATCAAGTTTGCCGACGTGCCGAAGCTGAACGTGCGCGTCCACCGCGGCATGACGCACGACGGCGTGGGCGAGTACGTCGGCACCAAGGTCAGGAAGGCGGACGGGGAGACGGCCAACATCGTGAAGATCCTCAAGGACACCGGGACCGATGTGGTCGTGAACTACCTGCCGGTCGGCTCGGAGATGGCGACGAAGTGGTACGTCGAGCAGGTCCTGGACGCGGGCTGCGCGTTCGTCAACTGCATCCCGGTCTTCATCGCCTCGCAGCCGTACTGGGCCAGGCGCTTCGCGGAGCGCAAGCTGCCGGTCATGGGGGACGACATCAAGAGCCAGGTCGGCTCGACGATCGTCCACCGCGTGCTGACCAGCCTGTTCCGCGAGCGCGGCGTGCGGCTCGACCGGACCTACCAGCTCAACTTCGGCGGCAACATGGACTTCTACAACATGCTGGAGCGCGCGCGGCTGGAGTCCAAGAAGATCTCGAAGACCGGCGCGGTGACCAGCCAGCTCGACTATGCGTTGCCGGCAGAGGCCATCCACGTCGGGCCGAGCGACTACGTGCCGTGGCTGACCGACCGCAAGTGGGCCTACATCCGGATGGAGGGGACGACCTTCGGCAACGTGCCGCTGAACGTCGAGGTCAAGATGGAGGTGTGGGACAGCCCGAACAGCGCCGGGGTGGTGATCGACGCGGTACGCTGCGCCAAGCTGGCGCTCGACCGCGGGATCGGCGGGTCGCTGGAGGGGCCCTCGGCGTACCTGATGAAGACGCCGCCAAAGCAGTACACCGACGACCAGGCCCGCCACCTCATCGAGGAGTTCATTGGCACGTCGAAGCCCATGCGCCCCGTCGTGATCCAGGTGCGGCGCCATGGGCACCACGCGCACTAG
- a CDS encoding ABC transporter ATP-binding protein, whose protein sequence is MRRRSRHGAMNVQDQPVMGLIGVLRRALTLWRPYRVQGSLILLAMLLQQGFNTVLALSLKLIIDTALANRDGGLLLWILTGLAGGFVVALLANVAADYLTARVGANMLNDLRRMMFNHLQRLSMNFFAHAQAGNIVAHFSSDLADIDKGLTSRLSDALLALIGLLVNVPLLFWLDWRLALVSTAALPLTAVGTRLFTPRASRATYQLKQAQGQLASTVQEHVLTQPVIKVFGLQRATLARFQHQLADLARRTVRANFLTQLVGTASSSGVVLVQLVALGVGALLALEGSLTVGTLVAFISLLASVNKDAYNLTKKVAPSLIGATGGLQRIEDLLGQRPQVVDVPGAHPLPRLAREIRFADVTFSYNGGQSQLDHVSLTIPAGETVAIVGPSGAGKSTILSLITRLYDVTAGAVTIDGHDLRQVTQDSLRAQIGVVLQETFLFNTTVRENIRLGKLDATDAEIEAAARAAEIHDLIVSLPQGYDTPTGELGGLLSGGQRQRIAIARAILREPTILILDEATSALDPATEAAIIATLERLARKRTVLVVTHRLAAVQHADRIFVVDSGCVVEEGRHHELLDRRGLYHELWWKQHHNELDVSPQRAGVGI, encoded by the coding sequence ATGCGGAGGCGATCGCGCCACGGTGCCATGAACGTTCAAGACCAGCCGGTGATGGGGCTCATCGGGGTCCTGCGACGTGCCCTCACATTGTGGCGTCCCTACCGGGTCCAGGGCTCGTTGATCCTCCTGGCGATGCTGCTCCAACAAGGCTTCAACACGGTCCTTGCTCTGAGCTTGAAGCTCATCATCGACACCGCGCTGGCCAACCGGGACGGCGGGCTGCTGCTCTGGATATTGACGGGGCTGGCGGGCGGCTTCGTCGTCGCTCTCCTCGCCAACGTGGCCGCGGATTACCTCACGGCCCGGGTCGGCGCGAACATGCTGAACGACCTCCGCCGCATGATGTTCAACCACCTCCAGCGCCTCTCGATGAATTTTTTTGCGCACGCGCAGGCCGGCAATATCGTCGCGCATTTCTCCAGTGATCTGGCGGATATCGACAAGGGACTCACCTCCCGCCTTTCCGACGCGCTGCTCGCGCTGATCGGTCTGCTCGTGAACGTACCCCTGCTGTTCTGGCTCGACTGGCGACTGGCTCTGGTGTCGACCGCGGCCTTGCCGCTGACGGCGGTCGGCACGCGCCTCTTCACGCCCCGCGCCTCGAGGGCCACCTATCAACTGAAGCAAGCCCAGGGACAGCTCGCGAGCACCGTCCAGGAGCACGTCCTCACCCAACCGGTCATCAAGGTCTTCGGGTTGCAGCGCGCCACTCTCGCCCGATTCCAGCACCAGCTGGCCGACCTGGCGCGGCGCACCGTACGGGCGAATTTCCTGACCCAGCTGGTCGGCACGGCTTCCAGCTCGGGGGTGGTGCTCGTGCAACTGGTGGCGCTGGGGGTGGGGGCGCTGCTGGCGCTCGAGGGCTCGCTCACCGTCGGCACGCTGGTGGCGTTCATCAGTCTGCTGGCGAGCGTGAACAAAGATGCCTACAACCTGACCAAGAAGGTCGCGCCCAGCCTGATCGGTGCGACGGGAGGTTTGCAACGGATCGAAGACCTCCTCGGTCAGCGCCCGCAAGTGGTCGACGTCCCCGGTGCGCACCCCCTGCCGCGCCTGGCAAGGGAAATTCGGTTCGCCGACGTCACGTTCAGCTACAACGGCGGGCAATCCCAGCTGGACCACGTCAGCCTCACCATACCGGCCGGCGAGACGGTCGCCATCGTCGGCCCGAGCGGCGCCGGCAAGAGCACGATCCTCAGCCTGATCACGCGCCTCTACGACGTGACCGCCGGCGCCGTCACGATCGACGGCCACGATCTGCGGCAGGTGACGCAGGACTCGCTCCGCGCACAGATCGGCGTGGTCCTCCAGGAGACCTTTCTCTTCAACACCACCGTCCGCGAAAACATCCGCCTGGGGAAGCTCGATGCGACCGACGCCGAGATCGAGGCCGCCGCTCGCGCCGCCGAAATCCACGACCTCATCGTGAGCCTGCCGCAGGGGTATGACACCCCGACGGGCGAGCTCGGGGGGTTGCTCTCGGGCGGCCAGCGCCAGCGCATCGCGATCGCGCGCGCCATCCTCCGCGAGCCAACCATCCTCATTCTCGACGAGGCGACGTCGGCGCTGGACCCGGCCACCGAGGCGGCGATCATCGCGACCCTGGAACGGCTCGCGCGCAAGCGGACGGTGCTGGTCGTGACGCACCGGCTGGCGGCCGTCCAGCATGCCGATCGCATCTTCGTGGTCGACTCCGGCTGCGTGGTCGAAGAGGGCAGGCACCACGAGCTCCTCGATCGACGCGGACTGTATCACGAGTTGTGGTGGAAGCAGCACCACAACGAGCTCGACGTTTCACCGCAACGCGCTGGAGTCGGCATATGA